From the Paenibacillus sp. FSL H8-0548 genome, one window contains:
- a CDS encoding SLC45 family MFS transporter, translated as MKKAWLLGFGFFSISITWALYNAFVPFFLEKFLTSTALIGFMMTIDNYFALFLQPWIGSRSDRTKSKLGKRMPYLLIGMPLAALFGALIPWHTSLLTLVLFMVLMNLSMSLYRSPTVALMPDITKEGKRTQANGVINFMGGIGSIIAFAGGSYLYDKHSSLPFLSASILTLICLAILLYAIKEKRDTLVYAPAEEKTKISFKGQWNRPTIFLLCAIFFWFLSYQGVEAFFTLYGKNHLQLSESEASFSLAFFSLAFVVAAIPSGLLGNRYGKKLIITIGVIGLIIIFAAISLVDALLPLRVLLLCGGICWAMININSYPFIVSLGEEKSIGTRTGIYYLFASLAAITSPPLMGALIDLLDYSVLFYVSSGGMVIALLFLLCVKDKGLARTAMKTDATTSV; from the coding sequence ATGAAAAAAGCTTGGCTGCTCGGATTTGGCTTTTTCAGCATCAGCATTACCTGGGCGCTCTACAACGCTTTCGTCCCTTTTTTCCTCGAAAAGTTTTTGACAAGCACTGCACTCATTGGGTTCATGATGACTATCGACAATTATTTTGCTTTGTTCCTACAGCCATGGATCGGCAGCCGCAGCGACCGTACGAAGAGTAAACTGGGCAAAAGAATGCCTTATCTCCTTATCGGCATGCCGCTCGCTGCATTATTTGGCGCGCTTATTCCTTGGCATACCAGCTTATTAACGCTCGTTTTATTTATGGTTCTTATGAATTTATCGATGAGCCTATACCGTTCTCCCACCGTCGCGCTTATGCCTGATATAACGAAGGAAGGCAAACGGACACAAGCTAATGGCGTCATTAACTTTATGGGTGGGATTGGCTCTATCATTGCCTTCGCAGGAGGCTCTTATTTGTATGATAAGCACTCCTCGCTTCCATTTCTATCCGCTTCCATATTGACACTTATTTGTTTAGCTATTCTCTTATATGCGATCAAAGAAAAAAGAGATACCCTCGTGTATGCCCCTGCCGAGGAGAAAACTAAAATTTCCTTCAAGGGACAATGGAACCGACCTACTATTTTTTTGCTATGTGCAATCTTTTTCTGGTTTCTCTCCTATCAAGGCGTTGAAGCCTTCTTCACCCTTTACGGAAAAAATCATTTGCAGCTATCCGAGAGTGAGGCCTCTTTCTCTCTTGCGTTCTTCTCGCTTGCCTTTGTGGTTGCGGCTATTCCAAGCGGCTTATTAGGGAATCGCTATGGCAAGAAGCTGATTATTACGATAGGCGTCATTGGGCTTATTATTATTTTTGCCGCTATCTCCCTCGTAGATGCCTTGCTCCCACTGCGCGTGCTGCTTCTGTGTGGCGGCATATGCTGGGCAATGATTAACATTAACTCATATCCCTTTATTGTCTCGCTTGGAGAGGAGAAGAGCATCGGCACGCGCACAGGCATCTATTATTTGTTCGCCTCGCTTGCTGCCATCACTTCTCCGCCTTTGATGGGCGCCTTGATTGATTTGCTTGATTACTCGGTATTATTTTACGTTTCGTCGGGCGGCATGGTCATTGCTCTGCTATTCCTGCTATGTGTGAAGGATAAGGGGTTGGCACGGACAGCAATGAAGACGGATGCAACAACAAGCGTTTAG
- a CDS encoding YitT family protein, which yields MAKAHRGLSTLEIFKRFIFISIGSILMGLALELFLVPNNVIDGGIAGISIMLAHLTPLPLSVYLFIVNVPFLILGYKQIGKTFAISTLYGIIVMSVTTSFLHHVHAFTEEKLLAVLFGGLILGAGVGLVIRFGGSLDGVEIVSILVSKKLRMPVGQIIMIFNVVIFVIAGFVFEWDSAMYSMFTYYIAIKLIDIVVEGLDESKSVTIISSEFEEISQAIIDRLGRSTTFIHARGGYSKEETQMIYCVVSRLELAKLKSIVQSIDEKAFIAIEHVSDVMGGGFSKGSIH from the coding sequence TTGGCGAAGGCACATAGAGGGTTATCGACTTTAGAAATTTTTAAACGGTTTATATTCATTTCGATTGGTTCAATTCTTATGGGTCTTGCCTTGGAATTGTTTCTTGTGCCGAACAATGTTATCGACGGGGGCATCGCCGGTATTTCTATTATGTTGGCTCATTTAACTCCTCTCCCTCTGAGTGTATATTTATTTATCGTGAACGTGCCTTTTCTTATTCTTGGCTATAAGCAAATTGGGAAAACATTTGCAATATCCACGCTGTATGGCATCATCGTAATGTCTGTGACGACATCATTCCTCCATCATGTACATGCATTCACAGAGGAGAAGCTGCTCGCTGTATTGTTCGGCGGTCTTATTTTGGGAGCAGGTGTGGGTCTGGTTATTCGTTTCGGAGGCTCGCTGGATGGTGTGGAAATCGTATCGATTCTAGTCTCGAAGAAGCTTCGTATGCCTGTCGGACAAATTATTATGATTTTTAATGTAGTTATTTTTGTTATCGCGGGTTTTGTGTTTGAATGGGATTCAGCAATGTATTCGATGTTCACATACTATATTGCGATTAAACTGATCGATATCGTTGTAGAGGGACTTGATGAATCGAAATCAGTCACTATTATTTCAAGTGAGTTCGAGGAAATTTCACAGGCAATTATCGATCGATTAGGCAGGTCGACAACCTTTATTCACGCGCGCGGGGGCTACTCGAAAGAGGAAACGCAGATGATTTATTGCGTCGTTTCTCGTCTGGAGCTGGCAAAGCTTAAATCCATCGTGCAATCCATCGACGAGAAGGCATTTATTGCCATTGAGCATGTGTCGGATGTCATGGGCGGCGGCTTCAGTAAAGGCAGTATTCACTAG
- a CDS encoding tetrahydrofolate dehydrogenase/cyclohydrolase catalytic domain-containing protein codes for MTDKLILDGARVAESIKDELKAKIEALSAQGIIPCLATILIGEDPASETYVRMKGNACKRLGITSRRIHLDKATSTEELIAVISQLNEDPLVHGILLQHPVPHQIDERAAFEAISIHKDVDGVTALGFAQNAFGYADYPSCTPAAIMAILDYYRIPIEGKHAVIIGRSPILGKPVSLMLLNRNATVTICHSKTLNLADMVGLADIIVAAVGKPKFIQGNWLRSGAVVLDAGYNAGNVGDVDYEACLLKASAITPVPAGVGPVTIAMLLKHTVAAAEKLALH; via the coding sequence ATGACAGACAAATTGATTTTGGACGGTGCACGTGTAGCAGAGTCGATCAAGGATGAACTCAAAGCTAAAATTGAAGCATTAAGTGCTCAGGGTATCATCCCCTGCTTAGCAACGATTCTCATAGGAGAAGATCCAGCCTCTGAAACCTATGTACGAATGAAAGGCAACGCCTGCAAACGGCTTGGCATCACATCAAGGCGCATTCATTTGGATAAAGCTACCTCGACTGAGGAGCTAATTGCTGTCATTTCACAGCTCAACGAAGATCCGCTCGTTCATGGCATCCTATTGCAGCATCCCGTACCGCATCAAATTGATGAGCGAGCTGCTTTTGAAGCGATAAGCATTCACAAGGACGTCGACGGCGTTACGGCACTAGGCTTTGCTCAAAATGCTTTTGGCTATGCTGACTATCCATCCTGTACGCCAGCCGCTATAATGGCTATCCTTGATTATTATCGCATCCCGATTGAAGGCAAGCACGCTGTCATCATTGGACGAAGCCCCATTCTCGGCAAGCCTGTATCTCTAATGCTGCTTAACCGCAACGCTACGGTCACAATCTGCCATTCGAAAACTTTGAATTTAGCAGATATGGTCGGGCTCGCAGATATCATCGTCGCCGCTGTTGGCAAGCCAAAGTTCATACAAGGGAACTGGCTACGCTCAGGAGCAGTTGTCCTAGACGCCGGCTACAATGCTGGGAACGTTGGCGATGTAGATTATGAGGCTTGCTTGCTTAAAGCCAGCGCTATAACCCCCGTGCCGGCAGGTGTCGGCCCAGTCACGATCGCGATGCTGCTCAAACATACAGTCGCCGCCGCAGAAAAACTAGCACTGCACTAG
- a CDS encoding 5'-nucleotidase C-terminal domain-containing protein has translation MRMQKLARRIQRQVCLLLAMVLVASGLLGGLGSRAHAAPAGDNVIISQVYGAGGNGTGSTFKQDFIELYNPTDHDIILNGMTLIYGSATGVWPTTGSNLMPLSGKIVSGKYYLTQQAAGADASAANLPSPDAIGSLNMGGASGKVKLVDSNNVTIDLVGYGASGEFEGAGPTGTLLTNVTATVRKSNRAQDTDNNSADFETAVPDPRNSSYGAAAVGVEAVAPDVSAGAVPSGTSIKISTPTVGASVYYSVYGAGDEQVAPGDFALYQPGVSSIVITAPTTVHAYAQKDGLADSALSEYSYTISNLITIAEARAAVIGTNVTLSGVVTHRADSGGYYNLFVQDSNNGIVVRVPNSVSVQPGDNIEAYGKLNEYIGLIQLEAAVENTKVTGSVVVPEPMFADSTSFGKTTENRNKFEGRLVQVRDITVESVAGGVVTAVDAASASKVIIYSSDASFVAGKTFEQVTGVMTYYSSVGLELLPRHALDIVAKRLAVQASIPSGGINAGGSVALSTLAEGGVIRYTTDGTNPTASAGTIYTSPIVVQADTVIKAVVTAGGVTSEVSSFTYKVLENTDGIAIHSIQGEAHKSIYINVQVSNVTGIITSASADTFYMQMPDAENDNNSNTSEAIQVYKQAHGFVVKDGVSVTGTVQEYGNSPSLTVTQINATTINKLSSNNELPAAILIGKGGRMIPNLIDTDSFGEFNPAIDAIDFFESLESMRVELDNPTITGPYANAVTPVTIDNGANNPIKTAAGGIVLQGDGLNETDSSLNPQKLFIGAKPAGVEIKTGDAFDGNIVGVIQYASDLYKLMPTETLPAIIRGTNTQKVTTLVPDPSKLTIATFNVENFNAAETDKADKIASIIVTNMKKPDIIGLMEVQDNDGGTDSGNTDAAQSFKALIDAIKAKGGPTYAYTDIAPENNKDGGAPGGNIRVGFLYNPDRVDLAEGSEGDFASTIKVNAVGGLTQNPGRIGSADASTFASSRKPLVAEFVFQGKRVVAIANHLNSKGGDGKPWGDIQPVVRSSEVQRAKQAEAVNSFVKELTTKAPEASVVVLGDFNDFQFSGTLNKLKGAELTNLVDTLPVAERYSYIYDGNSQTLDHILVDNAAGVNAEIDVVHVNADFSTQQGRVSDHDPLLAQLDLSAKEDALYPLTILHTNDTHANLDTTNSPNNVLRRVTAIKETKASSTNPILVDAGDVFSGTLYFNKYLGQADLAFMNLVGYDAMTFGNHEFDKNSGVLADFIGNAKFPFVSSNVNFSKDEILNAMFKDEISYDAKDATIYPAIVMQVDGENIGLFGLTTEDTANIASPGDVTFDNAIVKALATTAMLEKEGINKIVVLSHLGYDADLELAKAVKGIDIIVGGHSHTQLDQAVVDHTDLDAPKLIVQTGEKGLFLGKLEVMFNKAGILTRWNEQLISVDGKTGDVYNFAEDAEAKIMLETDYKPGIQELSNLEVGNTEVVLNGVRADVRSMETNLGNLIADGMLYAAKAAGTNAVIALQNGGGIRDSINAGPITQGEVLTVLPFNNDLVTITLTGQEIKDAMENGVSTITTTKDGRFPHIAGMRFDYDSTKPVNERIIRIQVKSGSSYVPLDMNKTYEVATNAFTAKGGDFYASLEKAYNEGRVNLLYLPDYEVFTNYIQKLGAITAATSAVEGRIVDLKGSPIPDGGTTPTPTPAPTSPPTSTPTPTPTPVPTPTPGGNEGSSPKFSDVGNHWAAQAIEAAVKLGIVSGYGDGTFHPKDNATRAEFITMMGRAFKLESTAGTLNFADADQVPAWARSFFAQLIEDKVIAGYEDNTLRPSNKLTRTEMTVMLVRALGIKVDPNAKPSFADTSDIPAWAKPSIAAAQSAGLVGGVGNNRFAPQVNATRAEVVALILAALDHMNNARI, from the coding sequence ATGAGAATGCAGAAATTAGCTAGACGTATACAAAGACAAGTCTGCTTGTTGTTAGCGATGGTACTGGTTGCTTCTGGTCTGCTTGGAGGTTTGGGAAGCCGAGCGCATGCTGCGCCTGCGGGTGACAATGTTATTATTTCTCAGGTTTATGGCGCTGGGGGGAACGGCACAGGCTCGACCTTTAAGCAGGATTTCATCGAGCTGTACAACCCGACGGATCACGATATTATTTTGAATGGAATGACGCTGATTTACGGATCTGCAACAGGCGTTTGGCCTACTACGGGAAGCAATCTTATGCCTTTATCCGGAAAGATAGTCTCAGGAAAGTATTACTTGACTCAGCAAGCTGCAGGTGCCGATGCAAGTGCAGCTAATCTGCCAAGCCCTGATGCGATTGGTTCATTAAATATGGGTGGAGCCAGCGGTAAGGTGAAGCTGGTAGACAGCAACAATGTGACTATTGATTTAGTTGGATATGGCGCGTCAGGTGAGTTTGAAGGTGCAGGACCAACAGGTACATTGCTTACGAATGTAACAGCGACTGTTCGCAAGAGCAACCGTGCCCAAGATACAGATAATAACAGTGCAGATTTCGAAACTGCTGTACCAGATCCAAGGAACTCTTCTTATGGAGCTGCTGCAGTCGGAGTTGAGGCGGTAGCTCCAGATGTGAGCGCTGGAGCGGTGCCATCTGGCACAAGCATTAAGATCTCAACGCCAACGGTTGGCGCAAGTGTCTATTACAGTGTTTATGGTGCAGGTGATGAACAAGTCGCTCCGGGCGACTTTGCATTGTATCAGCCAGGGGTATCATCCATTGTGATCACAGCGCCAACGACAGTTCATGCTTATGCCCAAAAAGATGGCTTGGCAGATAGTGCGCTGAGTGAGTATTCGTATACTATTTCGAATCTGATAACCATTGCGGAAGCGCGCGCTGCTGTAATTGGCACAAACGTTACGCTTAGCGGTGTAGTCACTCACCGTGCGGATTCAGGCGGGTATTATAATCTATTTGTACAGGACTCAAATAACGGAATCGTGGTTAGAGTTCCGAATAGCGTTTCCGTGCAGCCTGGCGATAACATTGAGGCATACGGAAAGCTCAATGAGTATATCGGCCTGATTCAATTGGAAGCAGCTGTAGAAAATACGAAGGTAACGGGTTCGGTTGTAGTCCCAGAGCCGATGTTCGCAGATTCAACCAGCTTTGGTAAAACAACAGAAAATCGCAACAAATTTGAAGGTCGATTAGTACAGGTGAGAGATATAACCGTTGAAAGTGTTGCCGGCGGCGTAGTTACTGCTGTGGACGCTGCGAGCGCAAGCAAAGTTATTATTTATTCCTCCGACGCTTCCTTTGTTGCAGGGAAAACCTTTGAGCAGGTAACTGGCGTTATGACGTATTATTCCAGTGTGGGGCTTGAGCTGCTGCCGCGCCATGCACTTGATATTGTTGCGAAGCGTTTAGCTGTTCAGGCGAGTATTCCGTCTGGCGGCATTAACGCCGGAGGCTCGGTTGCGTTAAGCACGCTTGCAGAAGGCGGCGTCATTCGTTATACGACGGATGGAACGAATCCAACGGCTTCAGCAGGCACGATCTACACCTCACCAATTGTCGTCCAAGCAGATACGGTCATTAAGGCGGTTGTAACCGCTGGCGGTGTGACCAGCGAAGTATCCAGCTTCACTTACAAGGTACTGGAAAACACGGACGGCATAGCGATTCATAGCATTCAAGGTGAAGCGCATAAATCAATTTATATTAATGTGCAGGTGTCGAATGTGACAGGCATTATCACTTCGGCAAGTGCAGATACCTTCTATATGCAGATGCCTGATGCTGAGAACGATAACAATTCGAATACTTCTGAAGCTATTCAGGTTTATAAGCAGGCTCATGGCTTTGTTGTGAAGGACGGGGTTTCGGTAACGGGAACGGTTCAGGAATATGGAAACAGCCCATCGCTGACGGTTACTCAAATTAATGCAACGACGATTAATAAGCTATCGAGCAACAACGAGCTGCCTGCTGCGATCCTTATTGGAAAAGGCGGCCGCATGATCCCGAATCTGATCGATACGGACAGCTTTGGCGAGTTTAATCCAGCTATCGATGCGATTGATTTTTTCGAGAGCTTAGAGAGTATGCGAGTAGAGCTAGATAATCCAACCATAACAGGACCTTATGCCAATGCGGTAACTCCGGTTACGATTGACAATGGTGCGAATAATCCAATTAAAACGGCTGCTGGCGGCATTGTGCTGCAGGGCGATGGTTTGAATGAGACAGACAGCAGCCTTAATCCGCAGAAGCTATTTATTGGCGCTAAACCAGCCGGTGTCGAGATAAAAACAGGCGATGCTTTTGACGGCAATATCGTTGGTGTGATTCAGTACGCAAGCGATCTGTACAAGCTGATGCCAACGGAAACTCTGCCTGCTATTATCCGCGGTACAAATACGCAGAAGGTAACGACGCTTGTCCCGGACCCAAGCAAGCTGACCATCGCTACCTTTAACGTGGAAAATTTCAACGCAGCGGAAACGGATAAGGCTGACAAAATTGCTTCAATTATTGTAACGAACATGAAGAAGCCGGACATTATCGGGTTGATGGAGGTTCAAGATAATGACGGGGGGACGGATTCCGGAAATACGGATGCTGCTCAAAGCTTCAAAGCGCTGATCGACGCGATTAAAGCGAAGGGCGGTCCCACTTACGCTTACACGGATATAGCACCTGAGAATAATAAGGATGGCGGAGCGCCTGGAGGCAATATTCGAGTTGGCTTCTTGTATAATCCGGACAGGGTAGATCTTGCTGAAGGCAGCGAAGGCGACTTTGCCTCTACGATTAAAGTAAATGCAGTCGGTGGACTGACTCAAAATCCTGGACGGATTGGTTCTGCGGACGCTTCTACATTCGCTTCCTCCCGCAAGCCGCTCGTAGCAGAATTTGTTTTCCAAGGAAAACGTGTCGTTGCTATTGCTAATCATTTGAACTCTAAAGGCGGAGACGGCAAGCCTTGGGGCGATATTCAACCTGTTGTACGCAGCAGCGAAGTGCAGCGTGCGAAGCAAGCGGAAGCTGTTAACAGCTTCGTTAAGGAATTGACGACGAAGGCTCCTGAAGCAAGTGTCGTTGTATTGGGAGACTTTAATGATTTCCAATTCTCCGGTACGCTGAACAAGCTGAAGGGCGCGGAATTGACTAATCTGGTTGATACGCTGCCAGTTGCTGAACGTTACTCCTACATTTATGATGGCAATTCACAAACGCTGGATCATATTTTGGTAGATAACGCTGCTGGCGTCAATGCAGAAATTGACGTTGTTCATGTCAATGCGGATTTCTCTACTCAACAAGGTAGAGTGAGCGATCATGATCCGCTTTTAGCGCAGCTGGATTTGTCAGCTAAGGAGGATGCTCTTTATCCGCTCACGATTTTGCATACGAATGATACACATGCGAATTTGGATACAACCAACTCGCCAAACAACGTTCTTCGCCGTGTTACTGCGATTAAGGAAACGAAAGCAAGCTCGACGAATCCGATTTTGGTTGATGCAGGAGATGTATTCTCGGGTACGCTGTATTTCAACAAATATTTGGGGCAAGCGGATCTTGCGTTTATGAACTTGGTTGGCTACGATGCGATGACCTTCGGCAATCATGAGTTTGATAAAAACTCCGGCGTGCTGGCAGACTTTATTGGCAATGCGAAGTTCCCGTTCGTATCGTCCAACGTGAATTTCTCGAAGGATGAGATTTTGAACGCGATGTTCAAGGACGAAATTAGCTATGATGCCAAGGATGCAACGATTTATCCTGCGATTGTTATGCAGGTGGATGGCGAAAACATCGGATTGTTTGGTTTAACTACGGAGGATACCGCAAATATAGCTTCTCCGGGCGATGTCACATTCGATAATGCCATTGTTAAGGCGTTGGCAACAACAGCAATGCTGGAGAAGGAAGGCATAAATAAAATTGTGGTGCTTTCGCATCTTGGTTATGATGCGGATCTTGAGCTAGCTAAAGCGGTAAAAGGCATTGATATTATTGTTGGGGGCCACAGCCACACGCAGCTGGATCAAGCTGTAGTCGACCATACAGATCTAGATGCGCCGAAGCTAATCGTACAAACAGGAGAAAAAGGACTGTTCCTCGGCAAGCTGGAAGTTATGTTCAACAAAGCAGGCATTCTGACTAGATGGAACGAGCAATTGATCTCGGTCGATGGGAAAACTGGCGATGTGTATAACTTTGCAGAGGACGCGGAAGCCAAGATTATGCTTGAAACAGACTATAAGCCGGGCATTCAGGAGCTATCGAATCTTGAGGTCGGGAATACAGAAGTAGTATTGAACGGCGTTCGTGCTGATGTGCGCTCTATGGAAACGAACCTCGGCAATCTGATCGCTGATGGTATGCTTTATGCAGCAAAAGCAGCGGGTACAAATGCTGTTATCGCACTGCAAAATGGCGGTGGTATCCGCGACTCTATTAACGCAGGCCCGATTACACAAGGGGAAGTATTGACTGTGCTTCCATTCAATAATGATCTGGTTACGATCACTTTAACCGGGCAAGAAATTAAGGATGCAATGGAGAACGGCGTTTCTACCATTACTACGACCAAGGATGGCCGCTTCCCGCATATTGCAGGGATGAGATTTGATTATGATTCAACGAAGCCGGTCAATGAGCGGATCATTCGTATTCAGGTGAAAAGCGGCAGCAGCTATGTGCCACTGGATATGAATAAGACCTATGAAGTAGCGACAAATGCATTTACAGCCAAAGGCGGAGACTTCTACGCTTCTCTTGAGAAGGCGTATAATGAAGGGCGCGTAAACCTACTGTATTTGCCGGACTATGAGGTGTTTACAAACTATATTCAGAAGCTTGGTGCAATCACGGCAGCAACATCGGCTGTTGAAGGTCGAATCGTTGATTTGAAGGGCAGTCCGATTCCAGATGGTGGAACAACACCAACACCGACGCCAGCGCCAACGTCGCCTCCGACTTCAACACCAACACCGACGCCAACGCCGGTTCCGACACCGACACCAGGCGGTAACGAAGGTTCGTCGCCGAAGTTTAGCGATGTTGGCAATCACTGGGCAGCACAAGCGATTGAAGCAGCTGTAAAGCTGGGCATTGTTAGCGGTTATGGAGATGGCACTTTCCATCCTAAGGATAACGCGACAAGAGCAGAGTTTATAACGATGATGGGCAGAGCATTTAAGCTTGAATCGACAGCGGGTACGCTTAATTTTGCTGATGCCGATCAGGTTCCAGCTTGGGCGCGCTCCTTCTTTGCGCAGCTTATCGAGGATAAGGTGATAGCAGGCTACGAGGATAACACGCTGAGGCCATCCAATAAGCTAACACGCACTGAAATGACCGTTATGCTGGTTCGTGCACTCGGCATCAAGGTTGATCCGAATGCGAAGCCATCATTCGCGGATACAAGTGACATTCCGGCATGGGCAAAACCATCTATTGCTGCTGCACAGTCTGCCGGACTTGTTGGAGGAGTAGGAAACAATCGTTTTGCGCCACAAGTAAATGCAACAAGAGCAGAGGTGGTTGCACTTATTTTGGCAGCTTTGGATCATATGAATAATGCGCGCATATAA
- a CDS encoding ABC transporter ATP-binding protein, which yields MPKQSTARRLFAYALVYKFRILGALLILCCAVSAELGGPFIIKTIIDKHLAVSGNDLVPVLWLLALYMGLLLVASISNFLQSYLLQTTALQIIKNMRMDVMRHIQRIPVRYFDNTPIGQTVSRIANDTEAVRDLFMSFMATFVVSFIQLIGIYTALFILDLRLALYCLLLPPLFALIMVIHLKYSKGYISIMRARLSDMNAMINESIVVMPIIQAFRREQVTRDEFEVLNEDRYVNQVKQFRVFALSSRNIVGTIGSLVTALVIWYFGKASLETGILFGVFYAFLDYLGRVFQPIIGIFDQLTNAQRAFVSAEKVFAILDLEGVEVEETMEVKRPEGIVKFDNVTFAYKAGENVLKKISFEARKGETVALVGHTGSGKSSIMNLLLGFYEPDQGTISIDGRDIATYSKQALRKHMGIVLQDPYLFAGDIKFNVCLYNKEISIERVKSVLKDVGAAPFIEQLPGGYDEQVVERGSTLSSGQRQLISFARALAFDPSILILDEATASIDSETEGLIQQALRVVSQGRTTLVIAHRLSTIREADQILVLHRGEIVERGNHDTLMALGGRYFKMYQLQMGERAGMESVNGLSK from the coding sequence GTGCCAAAGCAATCGACGGCGAGAAGACTATTCGCATATGCTCTCGTCTATAAGTTTAGAATTTTGGGGGCGCTGCTCATTCTTTGCTGTGCGGTGAGCGCAGAGCTCGGTGGTCCGTTTATTATTAAAACGATTATTGATAAGCATTTGGCGGTCAGTGGAAACGATCTGGTGCCGGTGCTTTGGCTGCTTGCCCTTTATATGGGGCTTCTGCTTGTCGCCAGTATCAGCAATTTCTTGCAATCCTATCTATTGCAAACGACAGCGCTGCAAATTATTAAAAATATGCGCATGGATGTCATGCGCCATATCCAGCGAATTCCGGTGCGTTATTTTGACAATACGCCTATTGGTCAGACGGTTTCGAGAATTGCGAATGACACCGAGGCAGTACGGGATTTATTCATGAGCTTTATGGCCACCTTTGTCGTCAGCTTCATACAGCTTATCGGCATTTATACGGCATTATTTATTTTGGACTTGCGGCTGGCCCTTTACTGCTTGCTGCTGCCGCCGCTCTTCGCACTCATTATGGTAATCCATTTGAAATATTCGAAGGGGTACATAAGCATTATGCGTGCAAGGCTGAGCGACATGAATGCGATGATTAACGAATCGATCGTGGTCATGCCGATCATTCAGGCATTTCGCCGCGAGCAGGTGACACGGGATGAATTCGAGGTGCTGAATGAGGACCGGTATGTTAATCAAGTGAAACAGTTTCGGGTATTTGCTCTATCCTCGAGAAACATTGTGGGTACGATTGGCAGCCTTGTTACCGCACTTGTCATTTGGTATTTTGGCAAAGCATCTCTCGAGACCGGAATTTTATTTGGCGTGTTTTATGCTTTCCTCGATTATTTAGGACGAGTTTTTCAGCCGATTATCGGTATTTTCGATCAATTGACGAATGCGCAGCGAGCATTCGTATCGGCGGAGAAGGTATTTGCGATCCTCGATCTGGAAGGGGTGGAGGTCGAAGAGACCATGGAAGTGAAGCGGCCAGAGGGGATCGTGAAATTCGATAATGTAACCTTTGCCTATAAAGCGGGAGAGAATGTACTGAAGAAAATATCGTTTGAAGCCCGCAAAGGCGAGACGGTTGCACTAGTTGGGCATACAGGGTCGGGGAAAAGCTCGATTATGAATCTTCTGCTCGGATTTTATGAGCCGGATCAAGGGACAATATCGATCGATGGCCGTGATATTGCGACTTATTCGAAGCAGGCGCTGCGCAAGCATATGGGAATCGTGCTGCAGGACCCGTATCTGTTCGCTGGAGATATTAAATTCAACGTCTGCTTATACAATAAGGAAATTTCGATTGAGCGTGTGAAAAGCGTATTGAAGGATGTTGGTGCTGCTCCCTTCATCGAGCAGCTGCCTGGCGGCTATGATGAGCAGGTCGTTGAACGCGGCAGTACGCTGTCGTCAGGCCAGAGGCAGCTCATTTCATTCGCTAGAGCACTAGCCTTTGATCCATCGATTCTTATTCTGGATGAGGCCACAGCAAGCATTGACAGTGAAACGGAAGGGCTTATCCAGCAGGCGCTGCGTGTAGTCAGCCAAGGACGGACGACTCTTGTTATTGCACATCGATTGTCTACCATTCGGGAAGCAGATCAAATTCTTGTCCTGCATCGCGGTGAGATTGTCGAGCGCGGCAATCATGATACATTAATGGCGCTTGGCGGCAGATACTTTAAAATGTATCAGCTTCAGATGGGGGAGCGGGCAGGTATGGAGTCTGTAAACGGGTTGTCGAAATAA